The genomic region TACCACCGGGTATTGTTGCTGTACCGGTATTTAGAGTTCCCCCGGCTAAACCACCGCTGTTCTGTAGTCCACCTGGCACTCTCATTTCAGGCATTGATGTTGTTGCACCACCGGGCCCCATTGTTGTCCCAACATTTATAGTTCCCCCGGTTAAACCACCGCTACCACCCGGCACCGTTGCTGTACCGGTGATTGGAGTTCCGCCGGGCATCGTACCACTTCCGCCGGGTATCGGGTTTAATCTACTGCCGGCTGTTGTGTTACCATCCGTAGGTGATAACGGTCCATTGGTAGAATCAAGTTTTGCCCCAAGAGCACTGCGAAATACCCTGCCGACAGACATTATGCCCCCTAAACCGACCGCTGCCGCAATCGCTTTTTTGGCTGTTTGTTCCTCGTTTAGACCGGCCATTCTGGTAAATAATGACTGTAGCGTGTTGCGGATTACCTCGGCTAAAGGCATGATGGTGAATATGGCAATTAGGATTTGAAACCAGGTACCTTGTTGATTAACATTCTTCACATCCATAAAGCCCAGGATGGTACATAAAACTAAAGCGTGTGCCACCGGCATGAAGGCATTGCTGGCCATTTCACCAAGTAAAACAGCCATTGCAGTTGTGTTTTTGTTAATGGACCACATGAGAGCCATCAAGGGAGTGAAGCAGAACATCACGGACAGCACAATTTTTCTTATGACGTACACCACGTTAATCCAAACCCAGAAGATAGCAAACATGAGTTTTACCAGGGCGGTACCCAGTACGCTGCCAGTGGTGATGGCTACACCGCCAAAATTAATGGCCCCCCAGTCTTCTACCGCCCGACCTATGCCGGATTTCGTTGATACCAGCTGGAAGGCATATTGTATACCGTCCAGAAGTATTGAGGTAAGCCAGGTCAGGGATTCTACCATCACCGGGGCGGAGACAGTAATAATTAAGGCGCCGAACCAGCGCCAGATGGATTGAATAGCTTCTCCCCTTCCGGCAGGACTGCCGGATGTTGTCAGCAGTTTTATAAAGCTGACCGCAATGGAGATGATATAAAAAGGCAGGGCCACTCCTGCCATTGCCATAAACCATAGATTTAGGAATTTTATTTCGCTGGCTGTCCAGGGGGCTATTTTTTTCTCCGCATCCCCGAGATCAGTAAGAAAAACGATTTTGTCCACCGGCTGCAATCCGGCTACTTTTGAACCAAGAAATTGTACCACTTTAATAATGGCTTCCAGCAAAGCCGCTACTATCTGTTCAAATACGCCGCCTTCATCCTGTACTTCTTGTTTGTCATCCTGCTGGTTACTAGTATTGTTATTTTGTTGGCTGTTGGTATCATCTGCACTTATATGGTCATAACCGCCCATATCACTCGGCCCTGCCCAGGCGGGTCCTGACAGCGACAGGATAATTAACAGCAACAGGATAAAAGCCAGTATCTTTTTGTTCCTAATTTCCGTCGCCCCCTTTAAGCCACAGGGGCAGGCGGTTAGCATCATAATTCTTTACCCGTCGGCAGTACAGGTGTGAGGCTGTTACCTGCCACAGGGTTCTAATTATCGGTATCAATGTGGTTATGATGAGGCCGAGTATAATCCCTACGGAAAATCGAAAAGCCCAGGCCATCATTTCCTCCAGCACATCTCTTTGATCTTCTTGATACATCTCTTTTCACCCCCATCCGGTTTTATATTCCTACTACTTTCGTTTCCACCAGAGGCCATTCAAAGGGGGCCGGAGACACCTGCACGGCTGATGTTATGCCAGAGGTACGTAGTATCCCCATACCTGGTGCTGCTTTGGCAAGCAAATCACGGCAGCCGCTGGCCAAGCTAAAGTATTCGACAGCCGCATCAGCTGCATGTTCTTCCTGTTTTAAGACCAGGATGGTAGCACATGAGTCGATAATGGCCCGTCCGGAGGGGGTATGGGTAAATTCCTCGAAGCGCTGTGTAATAACCGTCAAGGCACAGCCGTGCTTGCGGCCCCGCCGGGCCAAAACTTCTAAATATTTGGCCACGTCAGGGTGTTTTAAGAACATCCAGGCTTCGTCTATGTTGACGCTTTTTTTGACGGACTTACCGCCTCTTTGAGCAAATTTTTGCCACAACCAGGCCAGGGATGCGTAAGATGCCACAAACCGGGCAAAGTCTGATTGTACTTGTTTTAAGTTAAAGCAAATTAACGGCACGTCTTTTAATTTTATTGTTGTTTGACCGTCGAACATGCCGAGGGAACCGCCAGCCAACAGGGGTTTGATGGCGTCCGCCAGATCTTCGACGCCCGCTTTTTGTGCCAGTCGGGCTTGTATATCTGACAGTGTGGGCATATTTTTTTTGATGCCGCCGCTGTATAAACTTTCGGGATCTTCGGTGATTTGCTTGGCCCGGTATTCTTCCATGATGGCTTCTTCTAAAAGGGCTGCCTGCCGCATGTCCAGTCCCTGGCCGGAGTAATACCGCATGACGGCTGCTATCAGGTCTACCACTTCCGCTGTTTTTTCCTGCAGGTTGACTCTTTCGATTTTGACACCGTTTTCTTCTATGGTTTCCGGTTCCACGTCCAGTATGTTCATACCGCTGAACCTGCCGGGCATCAGTGTAATGACCTGCCCGCCCAGTTTTTCGGTGTAGTAAACATATTCTCCTTCGGGATCGATGTAAGCTGTTTTGGTATTGAGGTCTAACTCCAGCAGTGTTATCAGTCTCGCGGTAACTGACTTACCGGAACCGGGCTCGCCGCAGATAAGCATATGCTGGTTGGATACCACATGTTCTCCCGCAAACCTGTCTAAAAACACCAGCGAGCCGGTGAAAATGTTGTGTCCCAGGGCTATACCGCTGATATGCCCCGATGATGAAGTTGTTAGTGGCATACAGCAGGCTGCTGCCCCAGAAGTAAGGTTTCTGGCCATGTCCATGATTTTTAAATCGTTCAGGGGTAGACAGCTTTTCAGGGCGTTTTCCTGTCTAAAGGACAGTGCTACGGGCAGTACGCCTTTTCGGGCCAATATATCTTCCACCAGAGATGACCGCTGGCGCAGTTCTTCTTCGTCTTTGCCGTGGATAGCGATAAAGATTGTTACATAATACAGGTTGTCATTACCTAGTTGCACCGCTTCCCGCAGTGCCCGGTAGTCTGCTATGGCGGCTTCCAGTTCCGGTATGCGTGCTATATTGCCGCTCTGCTGGTCAAGGATGTACTGTGAACGGGATTGTGTTTCTCTCTCCAGTAGACTGTTTACCACCTGACCCGGTGGTGCCGGGTGCATATGAATTGAGATGTCTATATCTCCAGCACGGCTCAGATCGTCCAACCAACCTACCCGTAACTGCCGGGGCAGTGTATATACGGCATATATACGGCTGTACCTGTTGGCTCCCAGATACAGGCTGTCCCGCATGATTTCCAATGCTTCCGGGGAGAACAGGTCTTGTATATCAAGTGTGTTGTCGGTTAAGTCTTTTACCGGCGGTGGGTTTGTTTTTTTCTTTTTAAACAGTTTAAGCATGTTTTTCACCTCTTTCTGCCAAATAAAAAACCCGGCAATTTGCCGGGCGTATGTGTTTATGCTGATTCTTTTTCAGATATGGTGAACAGCGACATAATTCCTTTTTCTCCTGCCTCAGACGGCCGCCAGGTTCTACCCCGGTTTAGAAGGTGTGAAAGCAGGTCGCACACACCTCCGGTGTCCAGTGGCTCGGCGGTCATTTTGGCTCTACTTAAAGCATCCATCAATGAACCTGCCCGAGCGTATAGTTCTGCCCGTGCGTAGTCCAGGCCCTTCACTGTGTCAAAAGGTATGACTAAGTATGCCCGGCGGGCGGTTACAGCTCTTTGCTGCTGCAGGTTTTCCAGGTAAATAACCCTTTCCAATGCGTGTTCCTTGATAGTTTCCGGCAGTTCCGCCGCACTAGTTTTTAATGCTTGTACTGCCTTGCGGGTATCCAGGGCTTCCGATGTCATTAGTATTTGAACAGGAAATTCCAGCCCCCGCAGGACACTGGCCATCATGTCTTCGGCGTTGTTCTGCTCGATTTCTGAAAGCAGGTAAAAGTCCTGGGCTGTTACACGTAAAATTAACCTGTAGCGATCTCCGTTTAGTATAACAACTCCCTTTTGAATATCTTTGATGTTAAAAAAGTTTTTCAGGTTTTTCTTTTTGCTGCTGTCCTGAGTATCCTTTTTTTCACTTTGTCCTTTATGTTTTACATTTGTAAGACGAAGGTATATCCAGGCGGCAACCCCTGTTAAAAGTGACATTGCTAAAAGAACTATAGTCAACCAACTAATCAGTATCACCACCCAGGAAGTACCTTCTTTTTTTCACTTTCCATATAAACCAGCGCAGTAAGTATATGTCTAAACTTGTCTTACCTGCAGGAATAAAGGCAAACGCCATGCCTATTAGTATGCCGAATATAGCTATTATTAATCTTACTGCTATTGGTAGATTTACTGCCAAGGCAATGCCGCAGCCTACTACCGTACCAATAACCAGGTAAAGCAGTTGTCTAAGAGTTAAACGTCCACCAATGATCCTTTCTTCTTGATTCAGCTGGACCGGTACCGGATAAACCCTCATTATTTAGCCAGCTCCTGACCTGAACCAATTACGAACCCGGCTATAAGCATTATTGCACCTAGCCCTACGCCGCCAAACAAAATATATGGCAGGGAAGACATTGCCTTAGCCCGTTCCTCTGGTTTATTCGCTGTTATAATTATTTTGATGGCCGCAAAAGCGATGGAGATAAAAATAATTACTGCCCCAATTGGTTGGATTATGCTGTGCGCCCAAGTGACCACTTTACTTGATACTTGGTCTGCTGTTTGGGTGGTAATCCCTGCTGTACTATCTGCCCAAGCGTTATTGGTTATTCCGGCCAGTATCATTGCAGTCAGGCAGGATAGTTTTTTGATCATGTAATTAATTCCCCCTTAATTTATGATTTTTAAAGCAACGCCTTTAATTAGCCCTACAATTAACGGTGTGCCGTAATAAACGAGAAGACCAAAGCCGGCTGTTAACAGAGATGCTATCACTCTTTTAAAGAGTGCCATACCGGCAAACAATACAAAAAATGCGGCAATGCCTGTGCAAGAGAATATCAGTGAAGCAATGGTATCAACTACCGGTTCGGCGGTTTTGTATGCGCTTTTAGCCACGCTGTCAATTTTTCCGGCAAATTCCGTTGGGCTCACCGGTTGTATGCCAGCCGGGCTTGTCGTCTGTGTTCCTACCGTGCTCACCGGATGGTTTTCTCCGGGGTTGGTTTCTGCTGCTATAGCTATACCGGACCCCACAATTAAAACTGTGAACACGGCTAAAATCAGAACCAGGTCGCATGTTTTTTTCACTTTTCCACCCCTTCCACGCCTTATATTGCCTGAGCCTTTTCTTGATCCAATCGAATCTCCTCCGCACATCTCCGGCACATAAACTTACCATTATCACTAGGCTTGCCGCAGATAATACACTTTGTTTCTTGTCTGATGATGGGAGGCGTTTCGACTGTGTGCTTGCTTTTCATCTACTCATTCTCACCACCTTCCAGTTTTTTCTTTATAAAAAAATAAAAGCCCCGCACTCGACCTATGCGGAGCTTTGGGGGAGGTACTTCCGCAACCTGCCGTCCTCCCTCCGGCAGGTATCCTTAAAATAAAAAACCTACACTGTAAATGTAGGCTTTTTGCGTTATGAATGGAATATACACTAAAAAATTCTTATTGACGTCCTCCACTGACTAGAAGTCAGAGGATTCCCCGGGAATTACGTGTCCTTGCGGGTTCACGCCCGGTTTCGGTTGGGTTTCGCTTCAACAGGTACATTTCTGCCCCGCCTCATCAACTCCCCCTCTGGGCCGCGCCAATCGGCCCGCCCCCAACGGTTCAAATGACCACCTGCATCCCACCCATTGAGGAAGCCACCCTGTGACCAGGTGACCGGAATTTAGCCTGCCAACCCGCTTATAGCCTGCGCTATATTATCGGCTCCATTTACGTCTATGTGCTTTATTTTCTTGCACCGCTTGCACGTAAACCACCGGCCTTTCGGTCGGCTCTTGTGAACGTGCCCGCACCGGCTGCATGTCAGACTGGTTAGGTCAGGATTGACCAACTCCACCTGGATACCCGCCAGGGCCGCCTTATACTCAATGAACTGCCAAAGCTGGTAATAGGCCCAACTGTGCAAACTCCTGCCGCGGTCTTTCCGCTGTCCTTTCCTCTGGCTCTTCGTCCACCTTACTCCAGTTAAATCTTCTAGCCGGATTTTCGTTACTCCGTGCAGTTTGGCAAACTCGATCACTGCGTGGCTGATTTTGTGGTTTATGTCTGTTACCCAGCGGTGCTCTTTGTCGCCCAACTTCACCAATGCTTTGTGTGCCCCGGCTTTTTGGAGTTTTCTGCGGAGTTCCGCATAGTGCCTCCGGATATATGCCAGCTCACCACCGGAAAAGAACAGCGTCTGACCGTTTACGCTCGCTACCAGCAGGTCAATCAGCCCCAGGTCTATGCCCATATTTTTTTCCGTCCTTTTGGTCTGCTCTACGGTTAGGACTATGCTCAGATGAATGTACCAGTCTTTGCCACATCTGATAAGCCGTGCAGAACCCTGTTTGACTTCGCCGGACAGCAGCAGGTTTAAGTATTTTTCCTGGTATGATTGAGCAACTATGGGCACTCCAACCCTTCTCTCCAGCGTAGGGAAAGATGCTTTCCACACGGCTCCGCCGTCTTTGGAAACCTCTTTCTCCACTTTGAAGTTTTGGTTATTGAAGTTAGGCCATAGGCGTTTAAACCGCTTGACTTTCTTTTTTGATTTAATGTCCCTGATAGCCTGGGCTAATACTGCCGATGGCAAAGGCTTTGAATATTCTTTAGCTTCTTTAGATGTCTTGGGTCGGTCTTTTTTGTCCAACTTCAGATAGTTGTTCGCAAATTCTGTTGTCCGGTCGGCCATTTCCTGATACATTTGCTTTTTTGCTTGCGTCGGCTGGTACAGCTTGATTTTGAGTGTGATTGTTTGTTCCATTTTTCTTTTTCACCCCCTTCTGTAGGTATATCTTACTAAAAAATCTCCTGGTAAATCTGGCCGCCTTTCATCTCTGGACTAAAAGTCCAGAGATGAAAGGCGGCTAAAGTATAATTTCTTTTAATGTGTAACACATTACCTTTTATTACCATATTGTAAATTACAAAGTATAAAAGTATAAAAGGGGGGATTTTAATTATGAATCAAAAAAACATGATGCCTCCGTACTACCATTCACAGCCTACTGAGTATTTGGAAGCCATGTACCCAGATATTTATTATTGCTGTTATCCGGTTGTAAAAAATTGTTGTGAAATGTACGATGTTCCTTCTAACCCCATGTGTTATCCCTACCCCACTAGGGCGGCTGTGGAACAAATGACGGATTACTGTACTAGAATCGTAGCAAGTGATCCGGCATTTTCAGGCGATCCGATGGTTACTATCGATGGAGGTAGATTCTTACGCACTCTGATTGCAATATTGTTGATTAGAGAACTGTTGAGGAGAAGGGGCATATATACTTATTAAAGAAAAACAAAGGATTAGGAGTAGAGTTATTCTTAATCCTACTTTTTTGTTACATAATATCTAGCGAAAGTGCATCAGAGGGATTTCACCTCTGATGTTTGAATGTTATACGCACTAAAGATTAACTGCTTCGTAAGCCCCAATTTCAATAATTTCATACATTCCAGAAACAGCACCATATAGTCACTAATTAGTTCATCGTCTGTTGGATAATTTGGCCTGTTAAACATCCTGAATAAATTTAACTTCAATGGGATCTTCCAAGGCAAATCTAACTACATAATGTTCTTCATGCGATTACCTCCTGCGAATGAAGTATTTACTAAGCTTCTGAAAGTAATAACTAGTTGCCTTGCACAATTATAGTTGCCTTGGAATATATTGTAAAAAATATAAGGAGGGATATCTATGACGGATACTAACAGACACTTCATGGATAATTTTGATGAATGCGATCAACCTGCTAATGATGGTAACAATAGTAGTCAGACCCATACACATGAGTTTCTTGGGAGTACCAAACTTGCAGAAGAAGGGGACGATAGGCATAACCATCGTTTTGCAGGAGTAACAAGTGAGACAATACTCGTCCCAGGAGGTCGTCCTGGCGACCATGTACATGAAATTCTAGTTAACACTGATTTCTTTGACCACCATCACGAAATTGGGGTGCGTACTGGTTTACCAATTGATGTAGGAGATGGTAAACATGTACACTTTGCCAAGGGGAATACTACCTTTGTTGAAAACCATTGCCATGTATTTGAATTTGCAACACTAATATTATCGCCACTTCTACCAGCCGAAGATTGCCCCTAAAAGCTCAGGTAGATCTATAAGATCCAAAAGCTAGGGATAATTCTCTGGCTTTTGTTTTTTGTTCATGCACATTTTTTAGCAAATGTGCAGTTAATTTCTTTAGATCTCCCCTTTTTCCAGTGCCTCCATCATTGTTTTTCTATCTGGTTTCGTATATATTGCTGTAGTATTCAGATTGGCATGTCCCAGAATTTGGGCTACTGTCACAAGATCCGCGCCAGTTCGAATCATATTTGTTGCCGCTGTGTGGCGCAAAACATGCGGGTGGATATCAAGCCCGGCAAATTTTCCTATATTCTTTACCAGCTGCTCTGCGTTCCTGGCAGTGATATGGCCACCATTCCGGTTTGGAAAAAGCCAGTCGCTATCCGGATACCTTTTTGCTCGCTCGATCATCCATTCCCTAATAGCTTTCCGCGCTTCCGGCGGTACCGGTACTTCCCGGTATTTGTTACCCTTTCCTCGAACGGCGACCATTCCGTGACGTTCACCTATGTCCAGATCAGTCAGACGAATAGCTACCACTTCGCTTACCCTCAACCCGCAGCTCATCATCAGCCGGATCAAGGCAATATTCCTGACTTTTCCACGTCGTTCAGCTTCCCTGAGTAGGCGGTTCTGTTCCACCCGACCCAGTGCTTTAGGCGGTGTTTTCTGCTCCCTGACGATCTTTGGAAATGTCGGTAACCGGTCAACATATCCTTTTTCGTGAGCCCACCTGATATATTTCTCCAGGGCGGCCATACGGCGGTTTATCGTAGCCGGCCTTAGATCCTGCACACTTTGCATATATCCCTGGTATT from Desulfotomaculum nigrificans DSM 574 harbors:
- a CDS encoding tyrosine-type recombinase/integrase, which codes for MKICSGNVLGEFLKEIRYNGLALSTVNAYQKDIAYFAKWYMDTTDKEPHLGDVTSIDLREYQGYMQSVQDLRPATINRRMAALEKYIRWAHEKGYVDRLPTFPKIVREQKTPPKALGRVEQNRLLREAERRGKVRNIALIRLMMSCGLRVSEVVAIRLTDLDIGERHGMVAVRGKGNKYREVPVPPEARKAIREWMIERAKRYPDSDWLFPNRNGGHITARNAEQLVKNIGKFAGLDIHPHVLRHTAATNMIRTGADLVTVAQILGHANLNTTAIYTKPDRKTMMEALEKGEI
- a CDS encoding RNA-guided endonuclease TnpB family protein, whose amino-acid sequence is MEQTITLKIKLYQPTQAKKQMYQEMADRTTEFANNYLKLDKKDRPKTSKEAKEYSKPLPSAVLAQAIRDIKSKKKVKRFKRLWPNFNNQNFKVEKEVSKDGGAVWKASFPTLERRVGVPIVAQSYQEKYLNLLLSGEVKQGSARLIRCGKDWYIHLSIVLTVEQTKRTEKNMGIDLGLIDLLVASVNGQTLFFSGGELAYIRRHYAELRRKLQKAGAHKALVKLGDKEHRWVTDINHKISHAVIEFAKLHGVTKIRLEDLTGVRWTKSQRKGQRKDRGRSLHSWAYYQLWQFIEYKAALAGIQVELVNPDLTSLTCSRCGHVHKSRPKGRWFTCKRCKKIKHIDVNGADNIAQAISGLAG
- a CDS encoding PrgI family protein; amino-acid sequence: MRVYPVPVQLNQEERIIGGRLTLRQLLYLVIGTVVGCGIALAVNLPIAVRLIIAIFGILIGMAFAFIPAGKTSLDIYLLRWFIWKVKKRRYFLGGDTD
- a CDS encoding YmaF family protein, with protein sequence MTDTNRHFMDNFDECDQPANDGNNSSQTHTHEFLGSTKLAEEGDDRHNHRFAGVTSETILVPGGRPGDHVHEILVNTDFFDHHHEIGVRTGLPIDVGDGKHVHFAKGNTTFVENHCHVFEFATLILSPLLPAEDCP
- a CDS encoding VirB4 family type IV secretion system protein produces the protein MLKLFKKKKTNPPPVKDLTDNTLDIQDLFSPEALEIMRDSLYLGANRYSRIYAVYTLPRQLRVGWLDDLSRAGDIDISIHMHPAPPGQVVNSLLERETQSRSQYILDQQSGNIARIPELEAAIADYRALREAVQLGNDNLYYVTIFIAIHGKDEEELRQRSSLVEDILARKGVLPVALSFRQENALKSCLPLNDLKIMDMARNLTSGAAACCMPLTTSSSGHISGIALGHNIFTGSLVFLDRFAGEHVVSNQHMLICGEPGSGKSVTARLITLLELDLNTKTAYIDPEGEYVYYTEKLGGQVITLMPGRFSGMNILDVEPETIEENGVKIERVNLQEKTAEVVDLIAAVMRYYSGQGLDMRQAALLEEAIMEEYRAKQITEDPESLYSGGIKKNMPTLSDIQARLAQKAGVEDLADAIKPLLAGGSLGMFDGQTTIKLKDVPLICFNLKQVQSDFARFVASYASLAWLWQKFAQRGGKSVKKSVNIDEAWMFLKHPDVAKYLEVLARRGRKHGCALTVITQRFEEFTHTPSGRAIIDSCATILVLKQEEHAADAAVEYFSLASGCRDLLAKAAPGMGILRTSGITSAVQVSPAPFEWPLVETKVVGI